The following DNA comes from Lutra lutra chromosome 14, mLutLut1.2, whole genome shotgun sequence.
TGAGTAGTGTGAATGACTGGAAAGAGTTGCTGGTCTTATAAAATACATGTACCGTTTTCACAATCTTATATTACGCAGCCGAGAAACCTACAATGCGCTTACTAATTGGTTAACAGATGCCAGAATGCTAGCGAGTCAGAACATTGTGATCATCCTCTGTGGGAACAAGAAGGACCTGGACGCCGACCGTGAAGTTACTTTCTTAGAAGCTTCCAGATTCGCTCAAGAAAATGGCAAGTGACCCTTTACCTATACAACTGCGTTTCAAATGGGCAGATTTGGGGGTAATAACATTGCTTTGAATTTACATTATTAGAATTTTAAGATTAAATGGTACTCAAGAAAAGTGAAATTTCCTGGTGTTTTTTAGTGAAGTTAGGTGTCTTTAGCCTATTTTCACTGTATGGCATTCTGCCTACAGAAGTCATGATGTTGATAAAGACCAGTGTACTAATACTCTATAATGACTTTTTGGTCTGAGCACCGGCCTTGGTCTGAAGTGAAGTTTGTAATGATTTTTAAAGGGGCCCTAATCGCATGATGTCCTGTCCTGTTTTCTAATGTAATTTGCAGCTAAGTTGGTGGAACATTAGCTCTAAATAGAAGGGGAAAGCAGTGGCAGAAATACTGGGCTTATgggttttattttacttcaatTAAATTTAAGTCATTTGGTTATATGCCTTCAAAAATTCTCTGAATTTCCATGTAGAAAATGAGAgaatgacacataaaattaatggTTGCTTATAGGTAACAGAATGATCAGAGTTCagacattttaaagaactttaatttttagaaccAGTCAAGAATTAAAATATCCTAGTATTGATTTTCAGTTGGCCTCTAGGACTACCAAATTCCATTCTTACAAACCGACCAGTTTTACGCTAAGAAAATAAGCATGTGAGAAGAATGTAAGCTATCGTGAGTTTGTAAAGAAGCCATTTAGATGTACAGAAGCCAGGAGAGCCCGCCTTTCCACTGGGTTGGTAACCGCTCTGGTGGGTAAGAAAAGTATGAATCCAGAGAGGACCTCTTCACCGTCAGGATGACAAGCTGCAGCATAGCCACCCCTCCGTGTCAGTTGTATCTGTGGTGACGTGAAGAGTTTTTGGAGACTCTGGTCTCCTGTCGACAACTGGACGTCtccaggcagcctgcttcctcagcGGGCCCCGGGCCAGCCCGGCATCTTTCACCGACGAGTGCCAGTGCGAGACACCTGTCACTGCTGAGAGGGGCTTAGAATTctgctaacatttaaaaaaacgtATTGACATTTACTGATGCTGTATTTACAGAAATATGTGGTTTTGAAGTAATAGAGTCCATTTGCCTGCTGTGGGAAGAGAACGCCCAGCAGGCCATCAGGACTTGAGCTGTGGTCACCTTCTAAACGTAGCTTCACATTTTGTTTGCTGTCACTTCTAGAGCTGATGTTCTTGGAAACTAGTGCACTAACGGGGGAGAATGTGGAAGAGGCCTTTGTACAATGTGCGagaaaaatacttaacaaaattgaatcaggtAAAAGGCTTTCCATTGATAAACTTTTCTTCAGCATATTTTCCTCTCTAGCTCAACAGTAccactttttaattttccagGAGTGATTTGGTCAAAGAGCACCCTCTCTACACCTGTCAACCTAAAATTGCCACTTACGGTCTTGAAGGTCTCGTCCGCTTGGCTGAGGCAAAGGCCCACCCCTTTTTCCCAGTGGCTTCCTTGCACCATTGGTGAAAGAGAACGGGCAGGGTTTCCGCATGTGTTTGCTTTCAGAACCACGGCCTTTTGTGGGTCCGTTACTtagaggaggaaggtggggttGTTGTCCACTCTCTGTCAAGAGCTTGCTGGCCCTGCTGGGCCAGTGGTCCCAGGGTGTGATGGGGGACCACCTGGGTGAGATTGAGGGAGTTCCAGGTACACGCATGATGTGGATACTTCCAGCTTGGGCATTGTAAATTTATTTCTGAAGCTAACTGAGTGTGTGCCTAGGTTATAACCTGTCTCATTATTGTTGTATTTGTTGCTTcggtaaaaataaatttaaaataacccaAATTTAGATAATTACTATGTAATGTTCATTTATTAAAGttgagttttatttaaatattactgAAATTATATATagacatttactttttaattgattCCATCAAATATCTGAATGTCTGTTCTTTGTCAGGTGCTGGGATACAAAAATGATTTAATCATAATCCTTACCCTCAGGAAACTGTCTTTCATAGGAGacatcaaaaaataattacaatacagTGTGGTGGATATAATAACTGAGGGGTGcgtaggatcctgggatcacacaGAGAAGGGGGACCTGCCTAGCTAGGTCAGGGAGGTAGTGTCTGGGAGGGTTCCAGGAGGAGGGACAGCTGAGCTCAGTCTTTCACAATGTGAGGAAGAGTGAGCTGGCTAAGGGGGTGGGGTAGTCCTGCCGAGGGGACAGCATGATTTGAAAGTAACCAGAAAGAAAAGTCACTGGACCAG
Coding sequences within:
- the RAB4A gene encoding ras-related protein Rab-4A isoform X1; translation: MSQTAMAETYDFLFKFLVIGNAGTGKSCLLHQFIEKKFKDDSNHTIGVEFGSKIINVGGKYVKLQIWDTAGQERFRSVTRSYYRGAAGALLVYDITSRETYNALTNWLTDARMLASQNIVIILCGNKKDLDADREVTFLEASRFAQENELMFLETSALTGENVEEAFVQCARKILNKIESGVIWSKSTLSTPVNLKLPLTVLKVSSAWLRQRPTPFSQWLPCTIGERERAGFPHVFAFRTTAFCGSVT
- the RAB4A gene encoding ras-related protein Rab-4A isoform X3 — its product is MSVSFCTLTGQKQTAKPLTHGFIFLETEQSSPTRYGVWLGLQASCVEFKLVGITLTCAKVAYARMLASQNIVIILCGNKKDLDADREVTFLEASRFAQENELMFLETSALTGENVEEAFVQCARKILNKIESGVIWSKSTLSTPVNLKLPLTVLKVSSAWLRQRPTPFSQWLPCTIGERERAGFPHVFAFRTTAFCGSVT